Proteins co-encoded in one Acanthopagrus latus isolate v.2019 chromosome 10, fAcaLat1.1, whole genome shotgun sequence genomic window:
- the LOC119027319 gene encoding serine protease 27-like isoform X1 produces the protein MLKIVKVMFKMHWDHQIYYPDTDVNTKCKWGLKYRTLIQNNQQAEHSDTLTVSLLFSSKSEKLQAFVGRIRQSGPNPNEESRGIVQSIIHPSYDFITKDNDIALLRLSAPVNFTDYIYPVCLASANSTFHNGTSSWVAGWGVKDDGSYSDILQDVNVPIVGNRECTCTYYAVTENMICAGVRAGGKDACTGDSGAALVTKRGQIWIQSGIVSFGSGCARPLTPAGYTRVSQYQDWISSITGKNRSGFVTFTSPGVDSDVNFTCPTKPPRPSTKPPRPPTTIYTKTPVVPITDKEGGSVFDSGEDVMHFSQFISLCFLGLSLHMLA, from the exons atgctaaaaataGTTAAAGtgatgtttaaaatgcattggGATCATCAGATTTATTATCCAGATACAGATGTTAATACCAAGTGTAAATGGGGGCTTAAGTATCGCACACTTATTCAAAACAATCAACAGGCAGAGCACAGTGACACATTAACagtttcacttcttttttcttcaaaaagtGAGAAACTGCAGGCATTTGTGGGCCGCATCAGGCAGTCTGGTCCGAACCCCAACGAAGAGTCAAGAGGAATCGTTCAGTCTATAATTCATCCTTCATACGACTTCATCACCAAAGACAACGACATCGCTCTCCTGAGGCTGTCGGCCCCAGTGAACTTTACCGACTACATCTATCCGGTCTGCTTGGCCTCGGCAAACAGCACCTTCCACAACGGGACGAGCAGCTGGGTTGCTGGATGGGGTGTGAAGGATGATG GTTCCTATAGCGACATCCTTCAGGATGTGAACGTACCAATAGTGGGAAACCGTGAGTGTACATGCACCTATTATGCAGTCACAGAGAACATGATCTGTGCCGGGGTCAGAGCCGGAGGGAAGGATGCATGCACG GGAGACTCCGGAGCTGCTCTGGTGACAAAAAGGGGTCAAATCTGGATCCAAAGTGGAATTGTGAGTTTTGGTAGCGGTTGCGCTAGGCCTTTAACTCCCGCAGGTTACACCCGAGTGTCTCAGTACCAGGACTGGATCAGCAGCATCACCGGCAAGAACAGATCAGGCTTTGTTACCTTCACCTCGCCTGGAGTCGACAGCGACGTAAACTTCACCTGCCCGACAAAACCACCCCGACCATCCACAAAACCACCCAGACCTCCCACAACCATCTACACCAAAACTCCCGTCGTTCCGATCACTGACAAGGAAGGTGGCAGTGTGTTCGACAGCGGTGAAGATGTGATGCACTTCTCTCAGTTcatctcactgtgttttctagGTCTTTCACTCCACATGCTTGCTTAA
- the LOC119027319 gene encoding plasma kallikrein-like isoform X2, which translates to MTAAHCITGEKLQAFVGRIRQSGPNPNEESRGIVQSIIHPSYDFITKDNDIALLRLSAPVNFTDYIYPVCLASANSTFHNGTSSWVAGWGVKDDGSYSDILQDVNVPIVGNRECTCTYYAVTENMICAGVRAGGKDACTGDSGAALVTKRGQIWIQSGIVSFGSGCARPLTPAGYTRVSQYQDWISSITGKNRSGFVTFTSPGVDSDVNFTCPTKPPRPSTKPPRPPTTIYTKTPVVPITDKEGGSVFDSGEDVMHFSQFISLCFLGLSLHMLA; encoded by the exons ATGACGGCTGCTCACTGCATCACAGG tGAGAAACTGCAGGCATTTGTGGGCCGCATCAGGCAGTCTGGTCCGAACCCCAACGAAGAGTCAAGAGGAATCGTTCAGTCTATAATTCATCCTTCATACGACTTCATCACCAAAGACAACGACATCGCTCTCCTGAGGCTGTCGGCCCCAGTGAACTTTACCGACTACATCTATCCGGTCTGCTTGGCCTCGGCAAACAGCACCTTCCACAACGGGACGAGCAGCTGGGTTGCTGGATGGGGTGTGAAGGATGATG GTTCCTATAGCGACATCCTTCAGGATGTGAACGTACCAATAGTGGGAAACCGTGAGTGTACATGCACCTATTATGCAGTCACAGAGAACATGATCTGTGCCGGGGTCAGAGCCGGAGGGAAGGATGCATGCACG GGAGACTCCGGAGCTGCTCTGGTGACAAAAAGGGGTCAAATCTGGATCCAAAGTGGAATTGTGAGTTTTGGTAGCGGTTGCGCTAGGCCTTTAACTCCCGCAGGTTACACCCGAGTGTCTCAGTACCAGGACTGGATCAGCAGCATCACCGGCAAGAACAGATCAGGCTTTGTTACCTTCACCTCGCCTGGAGTCGACAGCGACGTAAACTTCACCTGCCCGACAAAACCACCCCGACCATCCACAAAACCACCCAGACCTCCCACAACCATCTACACCAAAACTCCCGTCGTTCCGATCACTGACAAGGAAGGTGGCAGTGTGTTCGACAGCGGTGAAGATGTGATGCACTTCTCTCAGTTcatctcactgtgttttctagGTCTTTCACTCCACATGCTTGCTTAA
- the rps4x gene encoding 40S ribosomal protein S4, X isoform isoform X1 → MARGPKKHLKRVAAPKHWMLDKLTGVFAPRPSTGPHKLRECLPLIIFLRNRLKYALTGDEVKKICMQRFIKIDGKVRTDVTYPAGFMDVISIEKTGEHFRLIYDVKGRFTVHRITGEEAKYKLCKVKKLMVGTKGIPHLVTHDARTIRYPDPLIKVNDTVRIDLDTGKITDFIKFDTGNLCMVTGGANLGRIGVITNRERHPGSFDVVHVKDSTGNSFATRLSNIFVIGKGNKPWVSLPRGKGIRLTIAEERDKRLAAKQGSS, encoded by the exons GCTCCTCGTCCTTCCACCGGTCCCCACAAGCTGAGGGAGTGCCTGCCCCTCATCATCTTCCTGAGGAATCGCCTCAAGTACGCCCTGACTGGGGATGAGGTGAAGAAGATCTGCATGCAGAGGTTCATCAAGATCGACGGCAAGGTCCGCACCGACGTCACCTACCCCGCTGGATTCATGG ATGTGATCAGTATCGAGAAGACCGGTGAGCACTTCCGTCTGATCTACGATGTGAAGGGACGTTTCACCGTCCACCGCATCACCGGCGAGGAGGCCAAG tacAAGCTGTGCAAGGTGAAGAAGCTCATGGTCGGCACCAAGGGGATCCCTCACCTGGTGACCCACGACGCCCGCACCATCCGCTACCCAGACCCCCTCATCAAGGTCAACGACACGGTCCGCATCGACCTGGACACCGGCAAGATTACAGACTTCATCAAGTTTGATACTG GTAACCTGTGCATGGTGACCGGCGGTGCTAACTTGGGGCGTATCGGTGTGATCACCAACAGGGAGCGTCACCCTGGCTCTTTCGACGTGGTGCACGTGAAGGATAGCACAGGCAACAGCTTCGCTACCAGGCTCTCCAACATCTTCGTCATTGGCAAG GGCAACAAGCCGTGGGTGTCCCTGCCCAGAGGAAAGGGAATCCGTCTGACCATCGCCgaggagagagacaagaggCTCGCCGCCAAGCAGGGCAGCAGCTAA